The Medicago truncatula cultivar Jemalong A17 chromosome 4, MtrunA17r5.0-ANR, whole genome shotgun sequence genome includes a region encoding these proteins:
- the LOC11446669 gene encoding uncharacterized protein, whose product MYLKKPLWSEGIETTKQDSTGSSSSSDPNASVVELVNSLQQQRVYREVTLALTTGLRDARAEFSFLRLRALRSILNFLNSIAHSDSTIYLFNLTQSIPHLQVLPVLFQHSLKETGNDYNYSRVGDMSHIFGVEPMKLTSPSTDDEIALALRVLEGCCLLHPHSTTLAHQHNAVQVLLNILSTRGVLEQSACLDALISLMVDSSPNQMDFEKCNGIMEVADLIRDKQVDENLRLKCGEFLQLLIGHVNGRDSPPLASIHEDTRRLLGETSASLIWAASQFGSTLDPEQRLTALQIQARRILESLDLY is encoded by the exons atgtatttgaagAAACCATTGTGGAGCGAAGGAATCGAAACAACGAAACAAGATTCAACtggatcatcatcatcatcagatcCAAATGCTTCGGTGGTTGAGCTTGTCAATTCACTTCAGCAACAAAGGGTATATCGTGAAGTCACTCTCGCTCTCACCACTGGTCTAAGGGATGCACGTGCTGAATTCTCATTTCTTCGTCTCCGTGCTCTTCGTTCCATTCTCAATTTCCTTAATTCCATTGCTCATTCTGATTCCACTATTTATCTCTTTAACCTTACCCAATCCATTCCCCATCTTCAAG TGCTTCCGGTTCTCTTTCAGCACTCTCTAAAGGAGACTGGGAATGATTACAATTACAGTAGGGTAGGAGATATGAGTCATATATTTGGTGTGGAACCTATGAAGTTAACAAGTCCATCCACAGATGATGAAATTGCACTTGCTCTTAGAGTTTTGGAAGGATGTTGTTTGCTTCATCCTCATAGTACTACTCTTGCCCATCAACACAATGCTGTTCAG GTTTTGTTGAATATATTATCCACCCGTGGAGTTCTTGAGCAAAGTGCATGCTTGGATGCTCTGATCTCATTGATGGTGGATTCATCACCCAATCAAATG GATTTTGAGAAATGTAATGGTATTATGGAAGTTGCTGACCTTATAAGAGACAAACAAGTGGATGAAAATCTCAG GTTAAAATGTGGAGAGTTTTTGCAATTGCTCATTGGACATGTCAATGGAAGAGATTCACCTCCTTTGGCATCTATACACGAAGACACAAGGCGGCTCCTAGGGGAGACATCAGCCTCCTTGATATGGGCAGCCAGTCAATTTGGCTCGACGCTGGATCCAGAACAGAGACTAACTGCACTCCAAATCCAGGCTCGCAGGATCCTTGAATCATTGGACTTGTATTGA